In Manis pentadactyla isolate mManPen7 chromosome 11, mManPen7.hap1, whole genome shotgun sequence, one DNA window encodes the following:
- the RPS29 gene encoding 40S ribosomal protein S29 has translation MGHQQLYWSHPRKFGQGSRSCRVCSNRHGLIRKYGLNMCRQCFRQYAKDIGFIKLD, from the exons ATGGGTCACCAGCAGCTCTACTGGAGCCATCCGAGAAAATTCGGCCAGGGTTCTCGTTCGTG CCGCGTGTGCTCGAACCGGCACGGTCTGATCCGGAAGTACGGCCTCAATATGTGCCGCCAGTGTTTCCGTCAGTACGCGAAGGATATCGGCTTCATTAAG ttggaCTAA